CCCCTACTCCTACAGCCTGCTCAACCAGGTGGAGTGCGGCGCCCGCCCCGCAACCAGCGACTTCATCGCGGCCGTGGCACGCGCCCTGAACATCGACGTCACCACTCTCACGGGACAGCCCTACGTGACCGAACTCCAACGCGACCGCCTCGCCGAGCTGGTACGCCCCATCCGAGAAGCGCTCGACCTATACGACCTAGGACCCAACCCCGACCTCCGCGCCCGGCCAGCCGCCGAGCTGGTTGCGGAGGCAGACCGGCTATGCGCCGAGGTCCGCGCCACGCATCTCCGGAACGCGGCCCGCGCGCTGCCCGGGGCCATCGCCGAACTCACCCACACGGCATCGCTGACGCCGGCAACCGAGCTGTGGCAGGCCCTCGCCTCCATGTACCGGACGGCGCACGACATCACGGTCAAGCTCGGCTACTACGACCTGTCCGCTGTGGCCCTGGACAGGATGGCCTGGGCTGCCGAGCGCGCCTCCGACCCGTGCCTGGGCGCGGTCCGGCAGTACATGCGCGCCCTCGTCTACTTCCGGGAGGGCGAGTACACCATCGGGCAACGCCTCATTGCCTCCGGGCACGGCATCATCAGACAAGCCGAGGAGACCCGCGAGGCTCTCGCTGTCTGCGGACAGCTCCATCTCGGGGCGTCCGTCATCGCCGCCCGAGCGGCCGACGCAACGGCCGTCGACCAACACATCAGCGAGGCCCAGACGCTCGCGAAGCGGACGCGCGACGCCTCCGATGTTCACTGGCTGTCCTTCGGCCCGGCGAACGTGCGGCTGCACCGCATGTCCGCCGCAGTGGAAATGGGCCAGTACGACAACGCGCTCAAGCAGGCCCGCACTATGCGACTGCCAGCCTCACTGGCGACGTCTCGGCGCGCGCACTTCCTTATCGATCGGGCCCGCACGGAGATGGAGACCGGGCACACGGAGGCCGCGCTGGAGCACTTGGTGGAGGCACGTCGGGCGGCCCCGGAGCAGACCCGCTACCACCCCGGCGCCCGCGAGACGATTCGAGGACTCGTGCATGTGGCCCGTCGTACCCCGGACACGTTGAATCACATGGCTGCCTGGGTCGGCCTCTGACGCTCACAGCGCTCACAGATTTGTGAGCGCTGTGACCTTGTTCGGCTTCTACGGTCAGTTGCGTGAACGGAACGCACTCGTGGAGGCCCTACGTGCAAGGGACAGACCGGTTCATCATCGAGTGGTTGGCCCGCGCAGCTGACGATCCCGGCCAAGCCCACCAGGAGTGGGACAGACAGGGTGTGGCCCTGCTGCGCAGCGGGCGTTCCTTCAGCGTCGTACGGATCCCAGCCAACTTGGTGCACGCGGCCCTGGGCGCAGAGTTCACCGCAGCCGAGTTGGCATCCCAGCTCGATGGCGCCGTCATCCACGACGGACCCGAGAGCCCGTACTGGGTCCTCATCCGCAATCACGCCGGGCTCGTCTGGGACGAAGGCGACGACGTCCCGTCTTTGGGCACGAACCACTATCTCGGCGTTCCGAGCGTCGCGCGGCGGACGCCGCCTGGCCTGCACTGGGCAGTGGCGCCACGGTTCGACGGCGACGTCTGCCGCCCGTCAACGCTACGGACCTTCATCGCGCGTGCGCGACAACAACTGGCTGTTACGTCGGCGGAGGCGTGATGATCTGCGCGCGCTGTGACGAACCGATCCTCCAGGACGAGGGTTACGACACGGTCATCCACCACGGCGCGACCGGGGTCGCACCGACGCTGTACGTCCACAAGCGGCCCTGCGAGGCTCCGCCACGGCGCAGGTCGCTCCCGCACCGTCTCCGCAGGTAGCGGCCACAGTTTCCGGCGCCAGAGGTGGGCGTCGGCGGCTACCCGCGAAGGGCCTGCCCGGGTGGCCACGGGCCCGCCGTCGGCTTCCCCTGGCTGGCGGCGGGCCTACCTCACCAGGTCGGCGAGCGGGACCCCGAGCGCGTCGGCGATGAGCAGCAGGTCAGTGAGGTCGGGGGCCCTGTGGGCGTTCTCCCACCGGCTGATGCTCTTGTGGTCGCGGCCGATGCGTTCCCCGAGTTGAACTTGGGAGAGGCGAGCTGCGCGGCGGGCATCGCGGATGCGATTCCCGATCTCGGCGCGGCGGCGGGGTACCCAGTCGGGGAGGTCGTGCACCCGCCTGATGCTCTGGTGATCTTGCGTCGATGTCTTTACCCGCCTGGGTAAATCTCATCCGGCGCGGGGGGTCGACAGATATATGCACGTCAGGTACCAATTAGATCAGCACGGTCTGTAGCAAACCCGCACACACTGTGCTGAGATGGCATATGCCGGAACGCACATGCGTTCGATCCGGCCGAACCTTGACGCCTACATCTGCCACCCCCCAGCAGACCCGGCGCGGCACCGCCGTGCCGGATGGGCCGCCTGCCTGCCGCGAGCACCCCCTCGCGCGACAGGCAGGCTGGCCCCTTTGCACCCGTCGACCGCAGCCCGCATTCGCTCGTCCAAGCGAGTGACACGCGCGTGATGCACGCGTTACACAGACGGGGCCAGGGTGGGGGTGATGTCTGCCTCCGCGGGTGGCCAACCCCCGCCCTGGTCCTACAAGGATGGCCCTCGACGCATCGCGCGCCGAGGGCCATCCGCCCCTCTCCCCATGGGGAACCGATGGGGAACAGATCTTGTGAGCCAAGGTCAACTCAAACCAACTACGGTCAACCTAAGTCAACCCCTCGCGGCGGGTTTCCCCAGCTAGCCCCCCACCTGGGGAAACGCCACTCGCGTATGTCATGCCCTGCATGAAGGGTGATCTTTTTTCCAGTCAGCACGTGGTGCGGCCGGCCGTGGCGCCGGGAATGTCCGTCGAGAACGCCAAGTGCATCAAGTACGCGGTGAACGGCGAGATGTACGCCCGGCAGGGCGCGATGGTCGCCTACCGCGGCGACTTGGCGTTCGAGCGCAAGGGGCAGGGCGTCGGTGGCATGCTCAAGCGTGCGGTGACCGGTGAGGGACTGCCCCTGATGGCGGTCCGCGGACAGGGCGAGGCATGGTTCGCGCACGAGGCGCAGAACTGCTTCGTCGTCGATGTCGAGCCCGGTGACCAGTTCACCGTCAACGGCCGCAACGTACTGTGTTTCGACGCGTCGCTGTCGTACGAGATCAAGACGGTGAAGGGGTCGGGCATCACCGGCGGCGGCCTGTTCAACAGCGTGTTCACCGGGCAGGGCCGACTCGGCCTGGTCTGCGACGGCAACCCGCTGGTCATCCCCGTGTCCGAACAGGCCCCGGTGTACGTCGACACGGACGCGGTGGTGGGCTGGACCACGCAGCTGCGGACCTCGCTGCACCGCTCGCAGTCCATCGGCTCGATGCTGCGCGGCGGTTCCGGGGAGGCCGTGCAACTGATGTTCCAGGGCGAGGGTTTCGTGGTGGTGCGCCCGAGCGAGCTGACGCCCCAGAAGAGCCAGCAGCACTGAGTCCCGCGCCGCCGGAACGCGGACCCGGCCATGATCCGGAACGGCGTTGACCGGCACCCTCCCGGCGGGTCAAGGTGCGAGCGGCACGGCTCCCGACCCGTGCCGGAAGGATGAAGCGTCTTGATCTCCCACTCGGACAGCGCCCTGATCGGCCTCGCGGACATCGAAGCCGCCGCCCGGCACATCGCCGGTCACGTCGTACGCACGCCGACGGTGCCGAGCCCCGGGCTCACCGGCCTGCTCGGCGTCCCCGTCACCGCCAAGCTCGAACTGCTCCAGCGCACCGGCTCGTTCAAGGCGCGCGGCGCCACGGCGAAGCTGCTGTCGCTGACCGCGGCCGAGCGGGCGGCGGGCGTGGTCGCGGTGAGCGGCGGCAACCATGGGATCGCGCTCGCGGTGATGGCGGCGGCCCTCGATGTGAAGGCCACCGTCGTCATGCCGCGCACCGCGCCCGCCCGCTCCCTCGCGCTCGCCGAGGAGGCCGGGGCGTCGGTGCGCCTGACCGACGGCATGGACAGCGCCTTCGAACTGGTGACACGGTTGCGGGACGAGGGGCTGACCCTGGTCCACCCGTTCGACGACCCGGCCGTGATCGCCGGACAGGGCACCGTGGGTCTGGAGCTGGCCGAGGACGCCGGGGAGCTGACCGACGTCGTCGTCAGCGTGGGCGGCGGCGGTCTGATCGCCGGGATCGCGGCGGCCCTGCGCGCGCGGCGGCCGGGGGTACGGGTGTGGGGCGTGGAGACCGAGGGCGCGGAGGCGATGTCCGGCGCGCTCCGGGCGGGCGGCCCGGTGCGGGTGCCGTTGTCCTCCGTGGTCACCACGTTGAGCGCGCCCTCGGTGTCACGGCTGACGTACGACCATGTGTCCGCCCTCGTCGAGGAGGTCCTGGTGGTGCCCGACCGGGAGGCGGTGCGCGGCTGTCTGGACCTCGCCGACCACGCCAAGGTGTGGGCCGAGCCGGCGGCGGGCTGCCTGCTGCCCGCGGCCCGGCAGGTGGCGGAGCGGGTCGGCGCCGGTGCCCGGATCGGGCTCGTGGTGTGCGGCGGCAACACGACACCCTCGGAAATCATGGGGTGGGCGGACCGGTTCGGGCTCCTGTGAGCGGCTACTGAACGCAGCGCCCCGCGTACTCCTGGGACCTGGGACGACGCGGGGAACCGGGTGGCGCTGGCGACGTCCGGGGTACCGCGGGAGTGATCCGCGCCGCGGGCCGTTTTCCGGACGCCGAGCCGGGGACTCGCTGGATATGGTGCAAATCGGATACACGATGATGACCGAGCAGGCAGGTCCCCGGGACCTGGTGGAGCACGTGGTGGGCGCCGAGGAGGTGGGGTTCGACTTCTCGGTGATCTCGGACCACTACTTCCCGTGGCTGCGCGCGCAGGGGCACGCCTCCTACGCGTGGAGCGTGCTGGGCGCCGCCGCCCAGGCCACCTCGCGGATCCCCCTGATGACCTACGTCACCTGTCCCATCCTGCGCTACCACCCGGCGATCGTGGCGCAGAAGGCGGCGACCGTGCAGTTGCTGTCGGAGGGCAGGTTCCGGCTCGGTCTCGGCGCCGGCGAGAACCTGAACGAGCATGTCGTGGGCGGCGGCTGGCCCCCGGTGGACGTCCGCCACGAGATGCTGGAGGAGTCGGTGCGGATCATCCGCGCGCTGTTCGAGGGCGGCCATGTCACCCACCACGGACAGCACTACGACGTGGAGTCGGCCCGGCTGTGGGATCTTCCGGAGCAGGCGCCGCCGATCGGCATCGCCGTCTCCGGCGACCAGTCCTGCGAACTGGCCGGACAGCTGGCCGATCTGGTGATCGCGACCGAGCCGAAGGCGGGCCTGCTGGAGGCCTTCGACCGGCACGGCGGCGGCGGCAAGCCACGGGTGGGGCAGCTGCCGGTGAGCTACGACCCCGACCGGGACACGGCGGTGAAGCGCGCCCACTCCCAGTTCCGCTGGTTCGGCCTGGGCTGGAAGGTGAACGCCGAACTGCCGCACCCCGACTCGTTCGAGGCGGCGACGCAGTTCGTCACCGAGGACGACGTGGCCTCCTCCATCCCGTGCGGTGACGACCCGGAGGCCTTCGTGGAGGCCGTACGGCCGTACGCGGAGGCCGGGTTCGGGGAGATCGCGCTGGTGCAGATCGGCGGTGACGCGCAGCGGGAGTTCCTGGACTGGTCGGCGAAGACCCTGCTGCCGGCGCTGCGGGAGGAGTTCGGCTGACGGTCCGTCCAGCGGTGCGGCGCAGGAATCAGCCACTCGGGTGAGCATCCTGGGCGATGCGGGGGTACTAGAGGTCTCTACGCCGATCGTCTGCCGGAGGCCCCGCGTGAACCCGTTCGTGCACAAGACCCTGGTGGTGCAGCTCCTGGCGCCCGGCACCGGGCGGTGTCCGGTGCTGGCCCATCTCGGCTACGCCGCCGACGACCCGTTCGCCGTCACCGCCGCCTTCGCCCACGACGGCCGGGTGCTGGCCTGCTGGCGGCTGGACCGGGAGATGCTCTCCGCGGGCCTGGCCGGACCGGTCGGCGTGGGCGACGTACGGCTGCGGCCGCAGGGCAGCGGGCCGTGCCACGAGCTGCGGCTGGAGTTCCTCGGAGACAGCCGGCCGGACGGCAGCCGGCACCGGGCGGTGGTGCTGGCGTGGGCGCCCGCGGTGGCGGCCTTCCTGCGCGAGACACACCAGGTCGTGCCACCGGGCCGGGAGCGCGTCGACGTCGACGAGCTGCTGGCGGAGATCCTCTCCGGGGCCGAGTAGCCGTCCTTCATGCCCGGGGAAGGCGTCCGCGCCGTGGTGCCACGCCGGCGAAGACGGTGGGCGGGTGCACGGCGTGGCGTCCGGAGCGGGGCGGAATGCACCGCGGTCACGGCGGGACTGCTTGGCTGAGGCGTCGTGGGGCCCCATGGTGGCGCCGGGCCGGGTGGGGCGCCGGTCAGAGCGCGGAACATGTCCTACTGGGTGTCCCAGGAATCGCCGTGGGGCGAGCAAGCCCCTGACCCTGGCCGGCCGCCTCCACGACCGCCGACTGCTGACCTTGCGGGCGTCTGCGGCCGCCCGCGGTCAGTCCCCCGACCCACCCCTGTTCCTCCGGCGGGCCCACAGGGGCAGGGCGTACCAGCACAGGACGTACCAGGCTACGACGGCTGTCACCAGGTAGGGCACGTAGCCGTCGTGGGTGGCCACGCGGAGGATCAGGAGGAGGGACGAGGTCATCGTGGCGAGCAGGAGGGCGAGGCCGACCAGGGTCATCCGGGAGGCCAGCCGTACCGCCCTCGGTTTGACACGGTGGCCGGAGACCAGGCGGTGCAGGGACACCGGTCCGACGAGGGCGCCGGTGGCGCAGGCGCCCATGACGACGGTCACGATGTAGATCGCCTGGTCGGTGTCGGCCAGACGGCCGTACTTCGGCTGGAAGACCACGGTCAGCAGGAAGCCGAACAGGATCTGTACACCCGTCTGTGCGACGCGGACCTCCTGGATGAGTTCGGCCCACATCCGGTCGGCCCGCTCCTCCTCGGTCTCGTCGCGCCCTGTGCGCCGCCCATCACGCGTCATGCGGTGCCGTGTAACCGTCCGTCCGTTCGTCAAACGGCGGCGGGCGGCGCGGGGCCGTGCGGACCGCTACCAGCGGTGTTCGACCTGGTCCTTGATCCGGCGGTCGTACAGCTCGCGGATCGCGGTGAACGTCTGCGGCGGCAGGGGCGGCAGCTTGGCGGCGGCGGCGTTGGTGCGGGCCTGCTCCGGGTCGCGGGCGCCGGGGATCACGGTGGTGACGCCCTCCTGCTCGATGATCCAGCGCAGCGCGAGCTGGGCCGGGGTGTACCCCTCGGGGGCCAGCGCGGCGAACTCGGCGGCGGCCTCCACACCGGTGGCGTAGTCGACCCCGGAGAAGGTCTCGCCCTGGTCGAACGCCTCACCGTGCCGGTTGTAGGTGCGGTGGTCGTCGGCCGCGAACACCGTGTCCTTGGTGTACTTCCCGGACAGCAGCCCGGAGGCGAGCGGTACCCGCGCGATGATGCCGACGCCGGCCTCGCGCGCGGCGGGCACCACCTCGTACAGCGGCTTCATGCGGAACGGGTTGAGGATGATCTGCACGCTGGCCACGCCCGGCCGGGCGATCGCGGTGAGCGCCTGCTCACAGGTCTCCACGCTCACCCCGTAGGCGGCGATCCGCTCCTCCGCCACCAGGGTGTCCAGGGCGTCGAACACCTCGTCGGAGGAGTAGACGGGGGTGGGCGGGCAGTGCAGCTGCACCAGGTCGATGCGGTCGACACCGAGGTTGCGGCGCGAACGGTCGTTCCAGGCGCGGAAGTTGTCCAGGACGTAGTTCTGCGGGAGCTGCTCCACCCGGCGGCCCATCTTGGTGGCCACGAGGACGTGCAGGTCGGGCCGGCCGCGCAGGAAGGAGGCGATGGTCTGTTCGCTGCGCCCGTCGCCGTACACGTCGGCGGTGTCGAAGAAGGTCACCCCGGCCTCGGCCGCCGCCTCGAGGACGGACAGGGCCACCTTGTCGTCCACGTCGCCCCAGTCGGCGCCCAGCTGCCATGTGCCGAGCCCGACCACCGATGCCCACTGACCCGACCTGCCGATCACGCGTTCGTCCATGGCCTCAGTCTGTCATCCGGTACGGCACCCCGTGCACCTGGCGGGCCGGTTCAGCCGGTCAGCAGGGTGCGCAGCCGCCGCTTGTCCGGTTTGCCCGCCGCCGTCAGCGGGATGTCCGGCACCAGGTGCAGGGTGCCGGGGGCGTAGAGGCGTCCCTTGCGGGCGGTGACGAAGTCCCGGATCTCCTCCAGCGTGGGCCGCTGTCCGGCGGCGGGCACCACGGCGGCGTGGACGTGTTCCACCGCGTCGCCGTCCCGGCTGCCGAACACCGCGCAGCGGCCGACGGCGGGGTGGCTCAGCAGCAGTTCCTCCAGCTCCGCCGGGTAGACGTGGCCGCCGACGACCACGATCATCTCCTTGATCCGGTCCACCAGATAGAGGTAGCCGTCCTCGTCGAGGTAGCCGACGTCGCCGGTGTGCACCCAGCCGTCCCGCAGCACCTCGGCGGTCAGCTCCGGCTGCTTCCAGTAGCCGCCCATCACATACGGCGAGCGCACCAGCACCTCGCCCCGCTCCCCGGGCGGCAGGACGGTGCCGTCGGCGTCCCGGACGGTGATCTCCACGCCCGGCAGGGCCCGGCCGACCGTCAGCTGGCCGCCACGGCCGGTCACCTCGTGCTCCTCGGGGCCGGTCTGGGTGATGAGCTGTGTCTCGGCCTGTCCGTACATGCCGTGCAGCACCGGCCCGAGGACCCGGGCGGCCTGCCGCATCCGGGCCGGTGAGGCGGGCGTGCCGCCGTAGCTGATCCGGCGTAGTGCGGACAGGTCGGTGCGGGGCAGGGCGGGGTGGTCCAGCAGCCGGTAGAGCAGGGGCGGCAGCAGCCAGGTGTGGGTGACGCGTTCGCGCTGCATCGTCGCCAGCACGTCCCCGGGTTCGAAGCCCTGCCGCAGCACCACCGAGCCGCCCTGGTAGAGCGCCAGGTCGGCGAAGATCCCGGCGAGATGGGCGAGGGCGGTGCAGGCCAGGAAGCGGGGCGGGTCGCCGGCGACCGCGAACCCCTGGTCCATGCTCAGCCGGTAGGCGCCGTGGGTCATGCGGATGCCCTTGGGAACGCCGGTGGTTCCGCCGGTGTGCCGGACGCACCAGTCGTCGTCGGGGCCCACCCGTCCGCTCATCGGCCGGGCCGGGTGCCGCGCCGCCGCGGCGAGCAGGTCCTCCGCGTCGCCGTCCGGCCCCAGCGAGCACACCTCGGGGGTGCCGGGGAGCCGGGACAGCTGCCGGGCCGCCTCCCGCTGCCGGTCGTCCACCAGCAGCAGGGAGCAGTCCACGCTCGCCATCACCCGCGCCATGACCGGCGGGCTCATGCCCTCGTAGAGGACGACCACGCGGGCGCCGGTCAGGTTGGCGGCGTAGCGGGCCACCAGGGCCTCCACGGTGTTGCCGGTGAGCAGGGTGACCGTGGTGCCGCGGCCGACCCCGCGCCCGGCCAGTTCCCAGGCCAGCCGGTGCACCTGGTCGCGGAACTCGCCGGCGCCGACCACCCGTCCCTCGGCGGTGGTGACCGCCGCCCGTGACGGCTGGGCGGACAGCACGTCGAGGACGGCCTCCGCGTAGCTGCGGAACCCGGCCCGTACATCAGCATGTCGCTCGCTCATCGCTGTTCTCCCTCGTCCGGAGCGGTGGTCACGGTCTGACGCTAAGGGGAAGGCGTTCATGCCTTCCACGACCGGTTCGGCCATGTGTTCATGACGCGAGGGGCATGAGCCGTTCCCGGGCCAGCCGACGGAAGTCCCGGGCGGCGGGCGAGAGATAGGCGTTCCGCCGCCACACCAGGGTCAGCGTGCGGTGGCAGTCCGGGGCGTCCAGCCGCAGCCAGGCCACCGGCCCGTCCTCGCCGATGGCCCGCCGGGCGACGGCCGGCAGCAGGCAGAGGCCGAGTCCGGCGCCGACCAGCTCGGGAGTGGCGGCCGCCTCGTCGCCCTCGCAGACCACCCGCGGGGTGAGGCCCTCGCGGGCGAACAGCCGCTCCAACAGGGCGCGTTGCCAGTGTCCGGCGCGGGTGCTGACGAAGTCCTCGCCGGCCAGTTCGGCCACCGCGACGCTCCCCCGGCCGGCCAGCGGATGCCCGGCCGGTACGGCCAACAGGACCTCTTCGCGGGCCAGTCGCAGCGTGGACAGGCCGGGTCCGGCGAGCGGCTGGGAGGCGATGGCGAAGTCCACCTCGCCCGCGCGCAGATGGCGGTGCATGGCGTCCGCCGGGGCCTGGAACAGGCGCACCCGCACCCCGGGCCGCAGCGCGCGGAACGCGGACAGCACACCGGACAGCTGGAGCAGGGTCTCGGCGGCCACGGCGACCCGGCCGGGACCGGGCCCGGCGGCGTCGGCCAGCTCCCGCCGGGCGTCGTCGAGTTCGGCCAGCGCCCGGTCGACCCGGGCCAGGAAGGCGGCGCCGTGGTCGTTGAGCCGTATGCGGCGGCCCTGACGGTCGAACAGCGGCACGCCGAGTTCGGTCTCGAGCCGGAGGATGGTCCGGCTCACCGACGGCTGGGCGACCCGTAGTTCCTCGGCGGCCCGGCTGATGTGCTGGTGCCGGGCGACGGCCTGGAAATAGCGCAGGGACAGCAGATCCATGCCGGTCAGTGTCGCCGGACCCGCGCGCTCGCCACGCCGGGCACCTGCCGGGCGGCTCAGGCCAGGTTGTGTTCCAGGGCGGCGAGGTAGTGGCGCATGAGGTGGTCGCGGACGCCGTCGGCGGCGGGGGCGGAGGGGTCCGCGGTCAGGCCCCTGGCCCGGTCGCCCAGCGCCGGCAGCAGCGGCATGGACTCGTGCAGCCTGCCCTTGGAGTCGAAGTAGCGCAACGCCCTGACGTGGGTGTAGACCGGCTCCGGCGGGAGCTGCGGGACGATGTCGTTGTTGTTGACGAAACGGTACATCCGGCCGCCGAAGCCCTTGTGAAAGGCCTCCGCCAGCAGCCGGTCGCAGGTACGGGGCTGGCCGTAGGTGTAGACCCCGTCGGCGGCCAGGTACGGCTCCTCCAGGTACAGCCGCGCGCCGGCCAGCATCGCGAGGGCGCCGCCGAGGCTGTGCCCGGTGAAGTAGACCGCCTGGCCGTCGGTGCGCAGTTCGGCGAGCGCGTCGTGGACGGCCGGGTAGACGGAGTCCAGGGCCTGGGCGAAGCCGTGGTGAACGTAGCCGGTGCCGCCGGGGCCGGGCAGCGGCGGGGTGGTGGCGTCGGAGAGCCAGTCCTTGATCTGCGTCGGTTCGGTGCCGCGGAAGGCGGTGACGATCATCCGGTCGCTCGCCAGCGTGTACGCCTGGGTGTCCTGGAGCGGGAAGGGCGGGGTGAAGCGGGTGTGGTGGTGGCGGACCTCCTCGAAGCCCCACCGGGCGGCCTGTTCCTCGATGGCGGCCTCGTCCTGGTAGGCCAGCTCGGCGGCGCGGGCCAGCCAGTAGGCGCGCTGGAGGCTGTAGCCGGACGGGGTGTGGTCGAACTGGGCGGGTACGGCCATGGGGGGCTCCTTGTCTGTGTGGACAGGCATGCGCGGGAGGCGGTCAATGGGGCGCTCGGGTCAGCGAGGGCGCCCGGTTCAGCGGGAGCGCCCGGTTCAGCGAGCGCGCCCGGTTCAGCGAGCGCGCCCGGTTCAGCGGGAGCGCTCGGTGCGTGCGTGCAGGGCACGGGCGGCGCGGGGGCCGAGCCAGCGCTTGAACCTGCGCAGCGGCTCCAGCCGTCCGGCCGCCTTGTCCAGGCCGTAGTACAGCTGCGGCGGGACGTACGGCAGCAGGGGCGAGTGGCGCTGGCCGAGCAGGGCGAACATCCGGTGCGGGGGCAGGTGGATGTAGCGGGGCAGGTTCTCGTACCAGCGGGCGCTGTAGCGTGCGGCGCTCTGCGCGGACAGCAGGGCGGTCCGGCGCCGGCGCTCGTAGACGGCGAGTGCCTCGGGCAGGGGGTGCGCGCGCAGGGCGTCGGCCAGGCACATGGCGTCCTCCAGGGCGAGGGTGGTGCCGGCGCCGATGGAGTAGTGGGTGGTGTGGGCGGCGTCGCCGAGCAGGACCACGTCGCCGTCGTACCAGGTGCGGTTGGTGACGGTGCGGAAGGTTCCCCAGGAGGCGCCGGGGCGGGCGACGAGGGGGTGGCCGTCGAGGACGCGGGCGAAGAGCTTCTCCAGCGGGGCGAGGTCCTCGCCGGGCGGGGTCCGGTCCAGTCCGAGTCCGGTGAGGGTCTCCGGGGAGCACTCGACGACACAGGTGCTGTGGTCGCCGCTGTAGCCGTAGCCGTAGGCCCAGATCCAGCCGTGCGCGGTCTCGGTGAAGGCGAAGGTGAAAGCATCGAAGACCTTGGTGGTGCCGAGCCAGAGGTAGGGGTTGCGGCCCGGGGTGACGCGGGTGCCGAAGTGCTCGGCGCGGCGGGTGCGCAGGGCGCTGTGGACGCCGTCGGCGGCGACGACGAGGTCGGCTCCGGTGGGCGGCCGGGTGAGCGCGCTGCCGTACTCCAGGCGCACGCCGAGGGCGCGGGCCCGGGCGGCGAGCAGGCCGAGCAGCCGGTGCCGGCCGATGCCGAAGCCTTCGTCGCCGTGGTGCCGGGTGGTCCGGTCGCCGATGTGGGCGACGCCGTCCGTCCACCGGACGGAGTGTGCCTCGATGGCGCGGGCGGTCTCGGGGTCGTGGGCCCGGAGCCGGTCCAGCAGGCCGCGCCAGTACGTCACGCCCCAGCCGTAGGTGGAGCCTTCGGGGTCGCGTTCGTGGACGGTGATGTCGTGGGCCGG
This sequence is a window from Streptomyces rubradiris. Protein-coding genes within it:
- a CDS encoding lipase family protein, which gives rise to MAVPAQFDHTPSGYSLQRAYWLARAAELAYQDEAAIEEQAARWGFEEVRHHHTRFTPPFPLQDTQAYTLASDRMIVTAFRGTEPTQIKDWLSDATTPPLPGPGGTGYVHHGFAQALDSVYPAVHDALAELRTDGQAVYFTGHSLGGALAMLAGARLYLEEPYLAADGVYTYGQPRTCDRLLAEAFHKGFGGRMYRFVNNNDIVPQLPPEPVYTHVRALRYFDSKGRLHESMPLLPALGDRARGLTADPSAPAADGVRDHLMRHYLAALEHNLA
- a CDS encoding LysR family transcriptional regulator, with product MDLLSLRYFQAVARHQHISRAAEELRVAQPSVSRTILRLETELGVPLFDRQGRRIRLNDHGAAFLARVDRALAELDDARRELADAAGPGPGRVAVAAETLLQLSGVLSAFRALRPGVRVRLFQAPADAMHRHLRAGEVDFAIASQPLAGPGLSTLRLAREEVLLAVPAGHPLAGRGSVAVAELAGEDFVSTRAGHWQRALLERLFAREGLTPRVVCEGDEAAATPELVGAGLGLCLLPAVARRAIGEDGPVAWLRLDAPDCHRTLTLVWRRNAYLSPAARDFRRLARERLMPLAS
- a CDS encoding FAD-dependent monooxygenase, translating into MRVKVVCVGGGPAGLCLALLLKRQDPAHDITVHERDPEGSTYGWGVTYWRGLLDRLRAHDPETARAIEAHSVRWTDGVAHIGDRTTRHHGDEGFGIGRHRLLGLLAARARALGVRLEYGSALTRPPTGADLVVAADGVHSALRTRRAEHFGTRVTPGRNPYLWLGTTKVFDAFTFAFTETAHGWIWAYGYGYSGDHSTCVVECSPETLTGLGLDRTPPGEDLAPLEKLFARVLDGHPLVARPGASWGTFRTVTNRTWYDGDVVLLGDAAHTTHYSIGAGTTLALEDAMCLADALRAHPLPEALAVYERRRRTALLSAQSAARYSARWYENLPRYIHLPPHRMFALLGQRHSPLLPYVPPQLYYGLDKAAGRLEPLRRFKRWLGPRAARALHARTERSR